The following coding sequences lie in one Primulina huaijiensis isolate GDHJ02 chromosome 2, ASM1229523v2, whole genome shotgun sequence genomic window:
- the LOC140971275 gene encoding uncharacterized protein, with translation MAERGGGDRGGFGRGFGGRGRGGDRGGRGRGGRRPRRETEEEKWVPVTKLGRLVKDGKIKSLEQIYLHSLPIKEYQIIDTLVGPSLKDEVMKIMPVQKQTRAGQRTRFKAFVVVGDGNGHVGLGVKCSKEVATAIRGAIILAKLSVIPVRRGYWGNKIGKPHTVPCKVTGKCGSVTVRMVPAPRGAGIVAARVPKKVLQFAGIDDVFTSSRGSTKTLGNFVKATFDCLLKTYGFLTPDFWRETRFTKSPFQEYTDLLAKPTSKIIHVIEDNEAHSVM, from the exons ATGGCAGAGAGAGGCGGAGGAGATCGTGGCGGTTTTGGACGTGGCTTCGGCGGTCGGGGACGCGGCGGTGACAGGGGGGGACGCGGGCGTGGAGGCCGCAGGCCGCGTCGCGAAACGGAGGAGGAGAAATGGGTGCCAGTGACTAAACTTGGACGATTAGTGAAAGACGGGAAGATCAAATCTCTGGAACAAATCTACCTCCACTCCCTCCCAATCAAAGAGTATCAAATAATCGACACTCTCGTTGGGCCGTCGCTGAAAGACGAGGTGATGAAAATCATGCCGGTTCAGAAGCAGACTCGGGCTGGGCAGAGAACCAGATTCAAGGCGTTTGTGGTGGTTGGGGACGGAAACGGGCACGTGGGATTGGGTGTGAAGTGCTCGAAGGAGGTGGCGACTGCTATACGTGGCGCTATTATATTGGCCAAGTTGTCTGTAATCCCGGTGAGGAGAGGCTATTGGGGGAACAAGATCGGGAAGCCGCACACTGTTCCCTGTAAGGTGACCGGGAAATGCGGCTCTGTTACGGTGCGGATGGTTCCGGCACCCCGAGGGGCTGGTATTGTGGCGGCGCGTGTCCCTAAGAAAGTGCTCCAGTTTGCTGGTATAGATGATGTCTTCACTTCTTCCCGTGGGTCGACCAAGACCCTTGGAAACTTTGTCAAG GCAACTTTTGATTGTTTGTTGAAGACATATGGCTTCCTAACTCCTGACTTCTGGAGGGAAACCCGCTTCACAAAGTCGCCCTTCCAAGAGTACACTGATCTATTGGCTAAGCCCACGTCCAAAATCATCCATGTCATAGAGGACAACGAAGCCCATTCTGTTATGTGA
- the LOC140961157 gene encoding uncharacterized protein isoform X2: MVSYSARSLSVSHTPTAGSIPAQRTLTSDAEQQGLKEPLLGEVKPMPSASSPKPKTLLCVEIRVSTQGAVAAESNRIGSFLGWGMTAIYLVGRLPQISLNFFLSRR; the protein is encoded by the exons ATGGTATCTTAT TCAGCAAGATCTCTTTCGGTTAGTCATACCCCTACAGCAGGATCCATCCCAGCTCAGAGAACTCTGACTTCAGATGCTGAACAGCAAGGGCTCAAGGAGCCATTGCTCGGTGAAGTTAAGCCAATGCCATCCGCTTCTTCTCCAAAACCCAAAACCTTGCTCTGTGTG GAAATTAGAGTTTCAACACAGGGAGCTGTGGCTGCAGAGAGCAATCGAATAGGATCATTTCTTGGCTGGGGAATGACAGCTATTTACCTTGTTGGGCGTCTTCCTCAAATCAGCCTAAAT TTTTTTTTGTCTCGACGTTGA
- the LOC140961157 gene encoding uncharacterized protein isoform X1 has protein sequence MYIATTLTLSTQTVYYGHNPRLKSNKRRQESARSLSVSHTPTAGSIPAQRTLTSDAEQQGLKEPLLGEVKPMPSASSPKPKTLLCVEIRVSTQGAVAAESNRIGSFLGWGMTAIYLVGRLPQISLNFFLSRR, from the exons ATGTATATTGCAACTACCTTGACGCTTTCCACACAAACAGTATACTATGGGCATAATCCACGCCTAAAGTCCAACAAAAGGAGGCAGGAG TCAGCAAGATCTCTTTCGGTTAGTCATACCCCTACAGCAGGATCCATCCCAGCTCAGAGAACTCTGACTTCAGATGCTGAACAGCAAGGGCTCAAGGAGCCATTGCTCGGTGAAGTTAAGCCAATGCCATCCGCTTCTTCTCCAAAACCCAAAACCTTGCTCTGTGTG GAAATTAGAGTTTCAACACAGGGAGCTGTGGCTGCAGAGAGCAATCGAATAGGATCATTTCTTGGCTGGGGAATGACAGCTATTTACCTTGTTGGGCGTCTTCCTCAAATCAGCCTAAAT TTTTTTTTGTCTCGACGTTGA
- the LOC140961168 gene encoding WUSCHEL-related homeobox 11-like translates to MGDQGQDTGGSRPSYGGEADQRNEPVRSRWTPKPEQILILESIFNSGMVNPPKDETVKIRKMLEKFGSVGDANVFYWFQNRRSRSRRRQRQLQASLTAVELPQAPPHGGGDTIQFDQINAVTAGFVPGSSSFYSNTSSWLVGSGSSSSSGIGENTCIPHNSHDFYSFSGHSGPQELEHNPMFCHSDASSLHYQPGVITVFINGVATEMARGPLDIKAMFGGDFVLFHSSGVPLQVNEYGFLVQSLQHGESYFLVPRHS, encoded by the exons atggGTGATCAAGGGCAAGACACTGGCGGCTCGAGGCCGAGCTACGGCGGTGAGGCTGACCAGAGAAACGAGCCGGTGCGGTCGAGGTGGACCCCGAAACCAGAACAAATCTTGATCCTGGAATCAATCTTCAACAGTGGGATGGTGAATCCCCCCAAAGACGAGACGGTGAAAATCCGGAAGATGCTCGAGAAGTTCGGGTCGGTGGGCGACGCCAATGTCTTCTACTGGTTCCAGAACCGCCGCTCCCGCTCGAGGCGTCGGCAGAGACAACTCCAGGCGAGTCTCACGGCCGTGGAGCTGCCGCAGGCCCCGCCGCATGGCGGGGGAGATACAATTCAGTTCGATCAAATTAACGCTGTCACTGCTGGTTTCGTGCCTGGTTCCTCGTCTTTCTATTCGAACACGAGCTCCTGGTTGGTGGGCTCGGGCTCTTCTTCGTCTTCTGGGATTGGCGAAAACACTTGTATTCCTCATAATTCTCATGATTTCTACTCGTTTTCAGGCCATTCGGGCCCGCAAGAACTGGAGCATAACCCCATGTTTTGTCACTCTGATGCTTCCAGTTTGCATTACCAGCCAG GAGTGATTACAGTGTTCATAAATGGAGTAGCAACAGAGATGGCGAGGGGTCCTCTGGATATTAAGGCTATGTTTGGTGGAGATTTTGTGTTGTTTCATTCTTCAGGAGTGCCACTTCAAGTCAATGAGTATGGATTTCTGGTGCAGAGCTTGCAGCATGGTGAAAGCTATTTTCtg GTTCCCAGACATTCATGA